One region of Eupeodes corollae chromosome 1, idEupCoro1.1, whole genome shotgun sequence genomic DNA includes:
- the LOC129942803 gene encoding uncharacterized protein LOC129942803 gives MSKTTNRRQCELLLNKMQLHPDIARGYSKENKDKISEFWTTTANDLNSAGPPIKSKTEWKKVWNDQKRYVRKKATENKANQRATGGGPNKTVKYTDVEEAILQLIGVNEAVEGFGSPFGLPPPEKKRKTDVAEENGDDQNSLEDLMEYLHEGDDTCDNIHDGVPCGTETNDVRNASTNLEPSTSKPTQPRNYKTARLTTNDLIYEELKVQKEISSNILEVVGVLKEHNTDTQNGFKKIYRSLDRICDFSKQRLKEEKRHHEVIEAFRKQELENKIVETQKMLQLKELEMEILRGVQPKK, from the exons at gagtaaaacaacaaatagaaGGCAATGCGAGTTGcttttgaataaaatgcaaTTACACCCCGATATCGCCAGAGGCTATTCAAaggaaaataaagataaaatttcAGAGTTCTGGACGACAACGGCAAATGATCTAAACAGTGCAGGGCCTCCAATAAAGTCAAAAACTGAGTGGAAAAAG GTTTGGAATGACCAGAAAAGATATGTAAGGAAAAAGGCGACGGAAAATAAAGCGAACCAAAGAGCAACCGGAGGTGGCCCAAATAAAACAGTCAAGTACACAGACGTGGAAGAAGCTATATTACAGCTTATAGGTGTTAACGAAGCTGTGGAAGGTTTTGGCTCACCCTTCGGTTTGCCTCCCcctgagaaaaaaagaaaaactgacgtAGCCGAAGAGAATGGAGATGATCAAAATTCATTAGAGGATCTAATGGAATATTTACATGAAGGTGATGATACTTGTGATAATATTCATGATGGTGTTCCTTGCGGAACCGAAACCAATGACGTCAGGAATGCATCAACAAATCTTGAGCCATCAACATCAAAACCAACACAACCAAGAAACTATAAGACTGCTCGGCTCACGACAAATGATCTCATCTATGAAGAGCTCAAAGTCCAAAAAGAAATAAGCTCGAATATTTTGGAAGTTGTTGGTGTTCTAAAAGAACACAATACTGATActcaaaatggttttaaaaaaatctaccgGTCTCTGGACCGTATTTGTGATTTCTCCAAACAGAGACTAAAGGAAGAAAAACGTCACCACGAAGTAATTGAAGCATTTCGTAAGCAggaacttgaaaataaaattgttgaaactcAAAAAATGTTGCAACTAAAGGAacttgaaatggaaattttacgAGGAGTACaacctaaaaaataa
- the LOC129942802 gene encoding putative nuclease HARBI1, with the protein MYSIALREMINDEEEKQKQKSIRRQLRDSSNPLELREPLFHQHYRLNKEAFKYLLDVLSSSLPPVKQKFGVPPIIKLAATLRFLAEGGYQKGVGKDHEVGLAQPSVSLIMAEVLNVLEERLCPEWIKWPTQNECRRISQDFFMKFNMPSIIGCVDGTHVNIISPSHNKHLFYNRKGKFSLNVLLICDNELRIRYVDATHAGACHDSFVWNVSMIKSKLQEDYLRNGSNGWLLGDAGYPLQPWLLTPYRTPQVGSVEAKFNDVHSRCRNIIERTNGVLKNRWRCLLSARELHYSPSKAVKIINVCAALHNICIHYKSDIEHEDITETSSEVMENQSSIHPDENFLPASQRIRNEIANSL; encoded by the exons ATGTATAGCATAGCCCTGAGGGAAATGATTAATGAtgaggaagaaaaacaaaaacaaaaatcaatcagAAGACAACTCAGAGATTCTTCAAACCCTTTGGAGTTGCGTGAGCCATT atttcatCAACACTATCGATTAAATAAAGAAGCCTTCAAATATTTGTTGGATGTTCTTTCCAGTTCCTTGCCcccagtaaaacaaaaatttggtgtGCCCCCAATTATAAAACTTGCAGCCACCTTACGTTTCCTTGCGGAGGGCGGGTACCAAAAGGGAGTTGGGAAGGACCATGAAGTTGGGTTGGCACAACCATCTGTAAGCCTTATTATGGCTGAAGTGTTGAACGTGTTGGAGGAGAGGCTTTGTCCAGAATGGATAAAGTGGCCAACACAAAACGAATGTAGAAGAATCAGCCAAGATTTCTTCATGAAATTCAATATGCCAAGCATAATAGGATGTGTAGATGGAACACATGTCAACATTATATCGCCATCACACAACAAACACCTTTTTTATAACAGGAAAGGCAAATTCAGTTTGAATGTTTTACTC atTTGTGATAATGAGTTGCGAATACGCTACGTTGATGCAACACATGCTGGAGCATGTCACGATTCTTTTGTTTGGAACGTGAGCATGATAAAATCCAAACTGCAGGAAGATTATTTGCGGAATGGTAGCAATGGTTGGTTGTTAG gagATGCCGGATACCCCTTACAGCCTTGGCTACTTACGCCTTATAGAACACCTCAAGTAGGCTCTGTTGAGGCAAAATTTAATGATGTTCATTCAAGATGCAGAAATATAATCGAAAGAACTAATGGCGTCTTAAAAAACAGGTGGAGATGTCTGCTGAGTGCTCGAGAATTGCACTATTCCCCATCGAAAGCagtgaaaattataaatgtatgtgCAGCACTGCACAACATTTGCATTCACTACAAAAGTGACATCGAGCACGAGGACATAACAGAAACCTCCAGTGAAGTGATGGAGAATCAATCAAGTATTCATCCCGATGAAAATTTTCTACCTGCAAGTCAGCGTATTCGAAATGAAATTGCAAATTccttataa